The following coding sequences are from one Pseudopipra pipra isolate bDixPip1 chromosome 16, bDixPip1.hap1, whole genome shotgun sequence window:
- the BRI3 gene encoding membrane protein BRI3 — MSDVREYFFKSARSLRDFTAASVRGRGPSVRGCRCRVGGCRCGAGAVGAGLSVQGWGLSVRSWGRRCGALRGAAPLRRRVPCAARPAESPPGERRRHVGPRRPRDRARAQHRGRRSRPALPARSRPPLRAGPSRRRRRPPHPRAPAPPGGAGRAAPLPLPGTPPSRPRGTRQRRRPSMDSKPLLQERPPAYSPAAPPGAPGYDYGHGNYGAIPAPQPGFQPPPPYPYPGTAPAAGYAVPPPTSQPNYSSTYTIIQQPATTTSVVVVGGCPACRVGVLEDTFTCLGVLCAIVFFPIGILFCLALRQRRCPNCGAAFG, encoded by the exons ATGTCGGACGTACGAGAATATTTCTTCAAAAGCGCGCGTTCCCTTAGAGATTTTACGGCCGCGTcggtgcggggccgggggccgTCAGTGCGGGGCTGTCGGTGCAGGGTTGGGGGCTGTCGGTGCGGAGCTGGGGCCGTCGGTGCGGGGCTGTCGGTGCAGGGTTGGGGGCTGTCGGTGCGGAGCTGGGGCCGTCGGTgcggggcgctgcggggcgcGGCCCCTTTAAGGCGGCGGGTTCCctgcgccgcccgcccggcggAGTCACcgcccggggagcggcggcgtCACGTGGGGCCGCGGCGGCCTCGTGACCGGGCGCGAGCGCAGCACCGgggccgccgctcccgccccgcgctccccgcgcgctcccgCCCCCCCCTCCGCGCGGGCCCCTcacgccgccgccgccgccccccccacccccgagCTCCGGCGcccccgggcggggcggggcgggcggcgccgcttCCTCTGCCGGGCACCCCCCCCTCCCGTCCGCGGGGAACGAGGCAGCGCCGCCGGCCCAGCATGGACAGCAAGCCGCTGCTGCAGGAGCGGCCGCCCGCCTAcagccccgccgcgccgccgggcGCGCCGGGATACGACTACGGGCACGGCAACTACGGCGCCAtccccgccccgcagcccgGCTTCCAGCCGCCCCCGCCGTACCCCTACCCGGGCACCGCGCCCGCCGCAG gGTATGCTGTTCCTCCACCGACATCACAGCCCAACTATTCGAGCACGTACACCATTATTCAACAGCCTGCTACCACCACTTCTGTGGTAGTAGTTGGTGGCTGTCCTGCCTGCAG ggTTGGCGTGTTGGAGGACACCTTCACCTGTCTTGGTGTTTTGTGTGCCATTGTATTCTTTCCAATTGGGATTCTGTTCTGCCTTGCACTGAGGCAGAGAAGATGCCCTAATTGTGGGGCAGCTTTTGGCTGA